The genomic window TAATGATTTCTGATCGAAATCGGTTTAACAATTGATCGGACAAAAACCTCCTAGATTAAAAGAGAGAGGACGAAGAATAAAAGAAGTCATGAAAGAAAAACGAGTAAGATTAAGCGaagaaacaattttagaaattCTGGGTGCGGGAGAAATTTCCAccgagaaaatgggtgcgcgcctgaaatTTTTTGTCGGTGGATTTCACAGTGGAGGAAATCTGAAGAATGGGTGTGTCTATAGGTTTCACATATGCTTTGTTGAAACTGGGCTTGTTAGCTAAGTAATGGGCCGAGTGAAAGTCAATTAATGAGATGCTTATTTCGTGAATGATTTTCTGAGACCATGAAAATTTTGAAGGggattattcttttatttttggtaGGTCATTATGAAACAAATTTCAACACTATGCTGATATtttagttaatttatttatttaatttttattttatttttgctgattttttagtttcttttattAGGTTTGGTTAGGCAAGAGTATTTTTTTCTTAGCGAGTTCGGCAAGTTTTTTTTTCCTAACCGAATTCAATGGAAGTAATTTAAAATTAATTTAAAGAAAGTTCtattaggaaaaaaaattgcAACGTAACCAAATATATAGACTAACTATAGGTTAAGAAGAAAAAAGTGTGACATAGCTGATTATAGGTTTTCAGGAAAAAAGtttggttaggagaaaaaaaaatttgcaaTCAAACTCAACGCatagatttttagagaaataTTCAGTTGCGAGAAATTTTTTTTCgacttaaccaaactcaagtTTCatgtaagaaaataaaataaaagtaaaaggaCAATTTAATCAGTTGCTCCTACTAATTATCCCTAAACAATAACTCACCCAATAAGTAATAActtatggtccccaaaaaatcatcATTTGTCGTTCTACTTGCAAACTTTACTTTGATTTCTTTCTCTTTGACCCCAAGAGGTTTAAAGAGTTCAAGATTAGCAATTAGGAATTTAGGTAAACGAAATTGATTTGTAAGCTTCTAATTTATTTGATGACATTAAGGAAGGGATACAAACACTGCTGCCCTAAGAAAAAAAAACGCAAAAGCATGGAAGAATACCCTGAAACAAACTCGAATTATATGAAAGATGCAGCGAGATCAAATTGCCTATTACTATTAAAATGGAACAAAGCCACAACAGAAACTGAAAACCTGGCCATGTCAACTGATCATCCTACATCTAGCTATGCATTTGGAACTGTTAACATATAGAGTCCTGCGTCCAATGGTAATAGAAAACTCAGCTTTCTATTGATTGAAATGACCAATTCTTCTTTACAAAATCCTTTTCTTTGTAAGCAGTAAGCACTAGAATGCAATGACAATGTTGTACTGCAGAAATTGCATTAAATTTCGAAAAGTTAGGTTGTCATGAGGGCACCTAGCACAGAAGTTTATTTTTTGCCACAAAAACTAGCAATTATGAATTCAGGTTTTAAGGTTGTCAGGGTTTACAAAGATGCTAGAAAGACCTGGAGTACCATCCTAAGAGGTATGAACCACAACAACATGGAATACTTCCTGAAACAAAACTCCAACTATAACAAAGATGCAGCAAGATCAAGATATGTGTATTTCAATTCTGCATATGTAGTTGCAACGTGTAGCTACTAAACCAAGGAGTAAAACAACATAATGACGAAGCAATTTCTATCATATACATCCAATTGTCTGAGACATTCTTATTCGATCTCTCAATtgtaaaatcagaaaacaagtcgCCTGCAGTTCAACCAATTTAAGCTCAGAAGCTCTTACTTCTGGCAGTTCACTATTCTTCAACCATGCCTGTGCATCTGTTATGGCCTCCTTTAGACTTTTCGCCTGACTAGGACTGAGAACCGGCAGTAGTTGTAGTGGCATATGTTTATTAACAAAAAGCCATACCTTCATTTTTGCctctagcttctttctcttaaTTTCCCCCGCTTCTGGACTCTCCATATCTCTTCCAAGGTTATTGAGCTCGTCAGTCGTTAGAATTCTGTTAATCACCCGCCTAGCCAATTGTCGTCTACGACTTCCATCCTCAGCAGCAGTTACATTTAAAATCCCATCATGATCAACAGCAAAACTTATTGTGATGTTTGGTAATCCCATTTCAGGTGCTTGGATTCCATCAAAGATGAAATAACCAATAAGATTGTTGTCCTCCATCTCGTCATCTTTACCTTCATAAACCCCAACAGAGAGTCTTGTCACATCCCTTGCAGGTGTGAAAGGATATGTTCTTTCAGTTGGAATCACTGTGTTTCTGGGAATCAAGTTAAGCAATGTTGAAGTACTCTGATATAGATTCGTAACTTTCCGAATCGAAAAGCCAACCATTGGTAGATTATTCCATGCAGCAATCAAAGAGTTATTTGATGCCTCGCCACTCAAAATTACATACTGAGCTGTTTTAGCACTTAAACTTAGCGGCGCAACATCTGTAATCGAAATGCCATTCCGCAGCGGATTACTCAATGCGATGCAAGATGGAATCTTTCTGATTTCTCCACCCATTTCCCTTTTCCTCTCCGTCCAGTTTACTCCATCGATTTGAGTTTCGGAAACATCGAGATGCAGCTGcagagaacttcattaacaacacGAATCAGTCAATTTTTCTGTGAATCATCGATGTAACCCTAAATTTAAGTTAAATCGATCTCTCATAATAGTTTTGACACTGATTCAGGAAATGCAAATCTGGGTTATCATCATCTAAGGTATTTCATTTATTGATTTTTCTCTGAATCATTGTTTTTTAACATTCAGTGGTTtaataattttacaaattggaggttagaaactattggttttgaatttgaatgaTGCAATTTCTGGTGGTGTTTACGAACATGTATATCTTTTAGATTTATATGTGATTGTAGATTTTAGGTTTACGGTTTTTGTGTTTGTTGAGTGTGATTAAGAAGATTTGTATATGCAATTGTGGATGTTGCAGTACATTGTATTATGTTTTAAGAATATCTCAGTGTACTTTGTAGGTTTAGTGGATAATTAGACTGAATCAGACATAGTATTTTACTTGTTTGTAGGATGTCACAATTTGTTTATAGGATTTCACCATTTTTTTGTAAATGGGTGAATCAATCAATTGTGTATTGAAGAAGTAGCTCTAATGAGAATCCCAACCAGTTTCAACAATTTAGATGAAAACCAAAGAGAAACTATTGTTCATAATTTGTTCCCTTTGCCTTGTCAGATTCTAGTTCTTTATGAATTCATTGCCAAAGTAGTTTCTTGGGTCAGTGGTCAGAATACATTGTAGATTAAATTAGATATGTATATTCCTCCACCAGCACCAAGTAGTTTTGCGGGTTAGTGGAATCATGTAGGTCTCACAggactcaatcttgagtcaagttattacggctttgacagatgatctacaTCTTgtgataccttttgttgataaacttagactcagttatagtgtttgggtgtaggatattgttaccattagtgaatcaagattgCAGTCTGTTTTGAGAAGCAGTTTCTGCACTTTAGATGAAAAGCGGAGAGAATTAGGATTCGTAATATGTACCCTTACCTTGTACTAGGATTCTAGTTCTTGATAGAATTCATTTAatgctttagtaaattcatagatcatataatacatttcaacaaaccacattttaacataccattgttcctttcattagaaatcacaaagacatctccatcataccaaatgtaacccactaAATTCAAATTAACGCAAAAAGAAACCgaaattgcaatttcattaaccagATTTACAAATACCATCACTATTACTGATAAgaccctaattcctaagtagttccattacaatcaaacccattcacaagatctgaaaaagcggggttctaacaaaaccacccaatatttcgcttagcaatctgtataaacaaactcaaatatacttttaagataatcaacaagactaaatcaattaaaagtacatcaacgagtttatatctctctctcttgatttgatttcctcaaacagaaactacgagtactaatcaaatacaaggtataacttggatggtaccaaagaccaatatccaaggatcaatgaatgacaatcaacaaccaaaggttggattactctaattgatgatctaacgcacaacctgtattatttcaattataaagataaaacaatataatgcgtaaaatgaaataacacagacaccataaatttagttaatgaggaaaccgaaaatgcagaaaaacctcgggacctagtacagattgaacacacactgtattaagccgctacagacactatccaacTCCAAGCTAtcttcggactggactgcagttgaaccccaatcactctcccactgattcaaggtatagttgtaatCCCTATGCctttgatcccagtaggatattgcgcacttgattcccttagctgatctcacccacaactaagagttgctacgacccaaaatcgcaggctttgacaataaacaattctgtctcacacagaaaagtctatcaaaggatcaatctgtctcccacggaaaaaccttaaagtttttgttccgtcttttgataataatcaaggtgaacaggaaccaattgataatccagtcttatattcctgaagaacagcctagataaatcaatcacctcacaatcttaattgtatggtagcgaaacaagatgtttcggaatcacaaacaatgagacgaagatgtttgtgactactttttatatcttgcttatcagagatattaatctcaagccaatcaatctgattgtactcgtactataaaagatgcaaaatcagatcacacaactacgataaaagtagtatcggtctggcttcacaatcccaatgaagtctttaagtcgttaacctggttttagaagaagaaaaccaaaggttaaaggagaaaagactctagcacgcaaactagtatcacacgtgaagtgtggggattagttttgcagagttgctagatgtccccttatatagtctttcaaatcagggtttcgccttggtcacaaagcaaacaatatccaccgttagatgaaaacctgatttagattcaatctaatatttctcaaccgttagatcgaaaacttagattgttatacacaaataaaatacacgcttctaggtttgttaaccgtacccaaacgtgtacattgttggttcaacaatagttaaccaaaaggttagccatatgatcattacataccaaccatattcttcttcaccataactagttcaaatgattcaaaggaactagttagagagtttttcaattgcaaggaaatcttatgtactatataagacacaattgaaacaaagatgatttgattcactcgaatcggttcatgaactttatagccacagtttgcaaattgcattccttagtctttataagtttaagttcagaaatcatcttcagatatataaccttcttaagttcgcacactaggttcgcggacttaagcaatcgggcagagtttacaaactccagcagaaaatctcggcaaagactttccgccgattCGCAGGCTGGTACTCACGCaaaaagtttgtcaactccagcagaatttctcgggatgagaagttcagcagttcgcggactgagttcgcggacttggcagcaagccattcttccggtttctcttgattaacaaagttcgcaaactttggttcaagggataagacttatgcacatatgtgtttccacaacaatacttatgtctatcattggttatgtaatctaaactctcattccaaccattgaaacattcttagaggacgttatatagttgttacaccatttctcgtcaaagcaatttttaaagtgattgaaacatatcatgacttacgtcactaggtaaggATAAACATGGTccaagcgaaacgcttaccaacacatatttcgagatatagataggcgaggtatacttgatcgaaataccaaatgtgtataatctaagtctatatatagcgtacgactttttgtctcaagaagtaggagatagagtagatagacttttgagtgacagataagttcaagtcttcacatacctttttgtcgagaagttccaccggttccttgagtagttcttcttattatatgatgagtcgccatgaagtccttgatctcaactacactttctatcctagtccgagacttagatatagtagactagaaatcaagacttatagttttgatcactaacattgaaaaacatgattgagatagcaactcattcgagttcgaccgagcaatgctctaacaatctccccctttgtcatttttagtgacaaaactatcaatacatatggaataaaaaaaaagataaagaaactttagcagctcctattccacatgtctaatcttcaacattccttgaaatcttcgtcacttccaagtacttgaatgatcccaaaggttgtaagtttagcatcatcgttgttgaagattcgtatctataacaatgagaaagcatcggtctcgatcattgttatacaaagtcatagtattattacacactgTCAAAGTCTAATTGTGTCACaaattcaacaataatactatggtgatatgtatcactcccccttagtcaatactccatctcacatggaaaccactcccccttacacaatgatccgaaaaccatatatatttgtagtgtgaactacatattaattctccccttttttgtcaataaaattggcaaaggtacaagaacgggatcataatggaatttccgtaagagacatttcatgactaaaagaaaaaaatacatatcatctaatttagatgcaatcatatagccgaagctaatagcattcataaaggagtttaaagatacaagataacccctttaaaattccacagccgcacacccctcaagatatgaccattaagcacaagttcaaaataactctcccccatttgatgtcattcccaagggaacaacaagagcgaccttaatttcaaaagaaaagaaggatttttattggacaccaaaaaccatgagaatgattttctatatccaaaaactcaatcaaattaatcacaagtaaacccatgattaatttaatcggaatacgcaatcaaattaaataaaaaagtgatcaacttaattgagtatgctcgacataagagaacttacggagcatacgactaacataaccattagaaaatgaataggatagtcattcatatactcaacataagaggaatcttacggagtatgaaaatattcaactagattaattacaagagaacccataattaatctaattggaatacacaaccaaactaattataaaagtaatcagtttaattgtcatttgttttgctcgacataaaaagacttatggagcaataactaaataaccaaacaagatgattaatttagttcaagaatgcccaacataaagtaccttacggaacaaccaacaaagataatcaaaaattaatcaacttggttgtatcgtgctcaatataagacacattGTGGAGCCTcatagtattacataaaatatggatcagtgaagatcaatactgtggaatatacaaggattcattctatcttccatcactatttgcataacgatatttaatagacataatccttgaacacaaaagattttaacctatcttccatcaaagaattgacaatataggcttaacttttgtatatgtcaaaattctattcacccttaaatcaatacatgaataccgatcatgaatgactttacttttgaaaaaatatgggacaacatagttcacagacgtaaacaccaatatcccataacaaattgcaatataacaaatcataaagattaaatactgcaaaccatcatcctccaaatatttttggaataaataaacctaaaaaataacaagaagatgaaaaataatagctatgtgtagtcacaatcattgctattcgagcactagttattcttccaactaaaccaaaaagaagacatactaggaaacaatatctttgaaaaattccttatcattcccgaactccttgttgtcaacagccattggaatataaggttcgtggaggaaggagtcaataccaacaaaccgtcttggctgatgatgtcgaaccagggccttctgaatttccaaagatcttaaaacacaagcctttatttcactaatctcctttcttacttccttcaactcatcaagaacatcggaaaacttccgagagttagaagggacatcccttggctttcttgtattcctcctctttcttttcaaggaaggagtcactggagatttctctttttccttgattgatggcttagcaatcatattgacatctcttctatccaaagacatgatgttTAGAGAACATTTATAAACaattggtttttgtgagtggaatcaAACAGtcttaatatataaaatatatcaaagaggaaaaaggaatgtagggttcgcaacctttaagcaGGTTTGTAGAcacccaattctaaaccctataaagagtagaattgtcgataataactgtttactttattttgatagacaaacaacttaagaaaagaaaaagaaaaacttttcctaaagcatgattggtacacaaccttgtctcttttgatcaggcacatgagacaagatttaccaagcaacacaatcaatttgtgttgtggtgaacaacaatttgtccaccattttcctctagagaggaatcctcagacttctttCTATCAAGGCGATTTGACCACACTTTCTTCTCTAattgtcttattttgtctttggaaaccaacttgttagacgaagataaaatcctacacacctcggcagtcttctgagcaagtttaatctTCCTTGCCAaacgatttgatcttcgttgaagtttgttggcgtgcctcacttgatgtttgtacttgtaacatcttgatagttcatgacccttctgagaacaaaatgagcaagtcaaacttggatagtattcaggcatctgtggtgtgaacacatctagacacatagtggatcctgaaacattacaaccagagtttccaaaggatgggtcaattgattcttccagcttgattggattcttttCTTCACCAAAACCATAAAGTTTcatatatgtatttctacaattatcaaaatcaatattttcacatagaagaccaacacttgatttcctatcttcatcagaatcatagatctcagacatctcatcaagtgttacagcaagacctttgttcccagtgtattttctactatttggtcactcgtttgcaaaatgaccaaaacctttacacttaaagcactgtggcatatcctcgtcatcagcctcgtcagcatccctgtttttaggaggaacgcgattgtgaggtttatctgacgacctaggtttgtctcttgaaaaccgtttacctctcttcaatagaagatccctaaactgtcttgtgataaggagactgatttgtcaagatcttcatccga from Papaver somniferum cultivar HN1 unplaced genomic scaffold, ASM357369v1 unplaced-scaffold_19, whole genome shotgun sequence includes these protein-coding regions:
- the LOC113338600 gene encoding heat shock 70 kDa protein-like, encoding MGGEIRKIPSCIALSNPLRNGISITDVAPLSLSAKTAQYVILSGEASNNSLIAAWNNLPMVGFSIRKVTNLYQSTSTLLNLIPRNTVIPTERTYPFTPARDVTRLSVGVYEGKDDEMEDNNLIGYFIFDGIQAPEMGLPNITISFAVDHDGILNVTAAEDGSRRRQLARRVINRILTTDELNNLGRDMESPEAGEIKRKKLEAKMKVWLFVNKHMPLQLLPVLSPSQAKSLKEAITDAQAWLKNSELPEVRASELKLVELQATCFLILQLRDRIRMSQTIGCI